The region ACCCGGTAAGTGTTGAACAACATGCTCCCGCCCCACGCGGACCCACGGCGCTGATCTCGGCTGTTACACCAGTCGGGGGCGGTGTCATGGTTCGTGCACGCTTCCCGCCGCGCCATCCCTCCCCCGCTTTACAAGGAAATAAACGGATGGCAATACACAACACCACGGCAACTGATCTCACACTGGACCGCGGCGAACTGGAACAACTGCTGGCGCAATCGGTGCGCACCTTCGAGGGCTGCGCCTTTGACGACGCCGACCTGGCCCGGCTCGACCTGCAGGGCTGTACCTTTGAACGCTGCACCTTTGCGGGCGCCAACCTGTTCGCCTGCAAGCTGGCACGCACGACCTGGCGCCGCTGCCGCGCCGGCGGCGCCGATTTCGAGTCCGTCGACGCGGTCGACGCCAGCTTCGAAGGCTGCGACCTGAACAACACCAAATGGCGGCGCGCCAAGCTCGCGTCCGCGTCCTGGCGCGGCTGCAAGCTGACCGGCGCCTCGTTCGAGGAAGTGGCGCACCTGGGCGCCAGCTTCGAAGACAGCCTGCTGATCGG is a window of Janthinobacterium sp. J1-1 DNA encoding:
- a CDS encoding pentapeptide repeat-containing protein; translation: MAIHNTTATDLTLDRGELEQLLAQSVRTFEGCAFDDADLARLDLQGCTFERCTFAGANLFACKLARTTWRRCRAGGADFESVDAVDASFEGCDLNNTKWRRAKLASASWRGCKLTGASFEEVAHLGASFEDSLLIGADLRGFSFRKATLKQLDFSEAYLAGCDFRDAVFEGGSLRNAVLKLAKFQGADLRGADIDGFKLTEAALFKGAVITHAQAANFVRELGISVV